One Pasteurella dagmatis DNA segment encodes these proteins:
- a CDS encoding YadA-like family protein: MNNIFKTIWNKSTQSWVAVSELARGYVKSSSAKKVSLEKNRLSKFSLSATVITLSIISLQTIAAEVKLEVSNLNIFTKGAGYVANVHGGNQKIAIGKNAQAGISGRNTNQSIAIGSGNGANDGAWAKGDQSIAIGGNTIAEGDSSIAIGGDDLKEAAKKQTNYIDNLGNSKSGSIQNAYKDLTGQDLDLSYINTKSQTLAVAIGVKANAQDLSLALGTNSKAGATNTVAIGSGATATLANSIAIGGGAIADGSNKGTKQSNVSIGKTNFTWAGGEQVLDGDIVSFGGKGAERQLKNIAPGKVSADSTDAVNGSQLYSIAKILTERSERNIYAHVNTGDNKQGAGNATTNEGQVDEKGGAIKTGAATFGLNATASAEHAVAIGTGANATHQNSVALGQGAKTSDVNTNDTMINFKNASYGNVTPNPTGTPTTANGSISFGSQGKERQLHNVAAGRITATSTDAINGSQLYHVAKNLGFNIYQGNTPKSRINNDSVVKFVDGTYTTAVVTSQNGNATVKFDVNVTAISDASTKTAQDYTVLQGNGLAKTSEVVTAINNSGFILKSSANVTGHAVTNGDSVTINKGKNIEIEQSGSNITIKTVDSPNFTSVTATDSIGVTSGPTINASGIEMMNKKLTGLEAGSAPNDAVNMGQLNQVKQTAETAKNTADVAKNTADVAKNTADVAKDTADVAKDTADVAKDTADAAKNTADAAKNTADVAKDTADVAKDTADAAKNTADTAKNTADEAKVLTEKNANKINSLNNKVDQGFTLKAAQSGSGVANDNNAADNKFSLGETLTLTAGDNVDITRTSSNFTIAISKTPTFTSVDINNGPTINTDGINMKDKKITGLKNGDSDTDAVNLSQLNTTKAIADAAKDKADQNSQVIDANKANITTLQAGWTIENSDASVSKAIKANNKVKFENSNNVNATVTNTTDGAILSFIARTADITTNTAGDIVLPTDEHALAKAKNVAESINNSGFIIEKQASSQSIPSQVAKVKNNHKVNFKEGNYTTVSVDHKDTDNRTNVTFDVVIQDIENNATSGLANAKPLNQPNKKGITTAESVANAINNAVSKSGFMLNINDEANNVGEKITPSSVVKIKQGDNILVTRNNSTVTIKTVDTPTFKDLSLKSNTNSTPIKLTSNDGNALTLGGGKSGSDPIKLTNIADAAISDSSKDAVTGKQLNDLAKKLGLTPTDTSFGSPNFTPIKGKEGNDGAIPTSFKDALDKITSGLNQGLTFGGDQGTSATQYLGSIYNVKATTSTISDNGKNFVGNNLKTYYSKDNSGNGLLSIGLSENPEFKSVVFKNGSDQVTVTPTADGLRFGKNVNTGADDSVKLTNLAEGNVSSTSKEAVTGKQLHATNERIRTLEGGWQIAGDSLTKVEDIKAGTNKVNFVNSTNIESSVTKANGGANVSFTVKTTDISVDTTTGAVTEVNDTNKLVTAKNVSQALKNVGWIATASADNGGILEGSASNEKVSSGNTVTFKAGKNLKIKQAGKEFTYSTLDEVNFTKVTATNSIGIENGPALSTTGLDMSNKNISGLADGEITTDSKEAITGAQLKDLADKLGITPNGKNFTSPTFNPIKDKDGNNGTTPTSFKDALDKLTEGINKGFTFGGDTGSATQYLGSRYNVKAAVSTISANGNTFIGKNLKTEYTNQSGDGLLSIGLSETPDFKSITLSDGTNNYLTLEKDPNDNSGKITGLTNRDATKNTDYGTNSNAGRAATEGAVKELSDRVKQSDNTSPFNYVDNNGNQLTKAKDGNFYPKDSVEPDGSVKKGEESKKVEPQNVVVKIKDATPMPITNVRSGLGLDGKSDNNDAVGTPSKPKAIGVDKAKSVITNLLTTDGANLNKVATVGDLQALAQAGLDFSGNVGTDVHRPLGSKLEILGKDGVTSVTGYSSDNLVTETANNKLYIKFKEKPEFKGITVKEGDDKPQIELNSTDGLVVKSNSTDSTPVKINGSGIDVGEGKISNLKDANIANDSKDAVTGKQLKDLADKLGVSVDTTNNTFAEPIFNEKIKDANGTDTNVVKPTTFKGAIDNIVSALNRGLSFIGDIGDGTQYLGSKFAVKATTDAIVDNTKNFVGKNLKTKYSITDGNGTLSIGLSETPDFKSITLTDGANATPYLTLGKDDAGNRGKITGLTNRTTDSNDYGTGDNVGRAATEGAVKKLSDTVNLNNDSSPMTYADAISGEKLVKGKDDKFYKPADLEGATYDPNSKIYTKNGRPVTSVTDVVVKSKDLKPMTNVASGLNPDKIGKVTDQTVYEPNKGIKPEAAINLISGADGLLTITDAGKLNKVATIGDLQAAAQAGLNFKANKGTDIHRSLGSTLSILGKEGVSDADIESKYSTENVVTEIKDDKLYVKIKDIPKLKGLELNSGEADAKSISMTPDKDGTKLKLSTSTAGKDSVTLDGIADGNIADGSKEAVTGNQLKDLAKNLGVGINPDGKNFINPTFASIKAANGTESTAPTTLKGAIDNTIEAVNRGLGFAGDEGNGNQNLGSTFNVKSTETVITKDNKNFVGKNITTRYVKDDATGNGTLSIGISERPDFKEITLSKDGDSKPFLTIGEDTDNTDKPTTGKITGLTARDLSSNGYGVGDNVGRAATEGAVKDLYDKVKSNEGSSPFEYRDEAGNKLVKVGDKYYSEKDLAGKHIVDGKIFNDPVVKKDDKYYVAGPDGKPKLGTDGQPIMTEATTATIKDKAPATASNKQLTDISNVRSGLGLDGKSETNSVDGSPAEPKAISVEKAKEVIAGKDGKSGLLTTEGAPLNKVATIGDLQAVAKAGLTFKGNNTDAEVHRPLGTTLDIKGEARESTGTSGKNVYVEANANDNSLTVKIKETPEFKGLELKDGNTNAIKFTPSDVANKDNPAQKEPVLTLSSGIGADNKPGTVKLSGISNGDISPTSKDAVNGSQVFALSRGEIPKIEDKQIIITQPDGSTTVIDAKNVIVDDKGNPLLKTYNVEGQGEHIENSVISAIRNMNTEGIKFFHTNDGRKKKERPQEQGLNEQDSSAGGEYATAVGYRANAAGMNGIAFGSDAVAGKILEEKEVTITERVNGKDVVTKRKVRVVEGVKNAIAIGAGARASNDNTISIGSGNEVNGKNSGAIGDPSYINADNAYAIGNNNKIETTSEKTFVLGNNVTVTTARSVFLGDAVGYVAADNKAGTTKGNAEYSEQKIGETTYKYAGGKANEVVGVVSVGNVKQDGAMETRRIQNVAPGLISDKSTDAINGSQLYAVMDSGWNLKAEEVDGTSGKVTKGKADTTKVSIGKTVKVRAGNNVEIAHNKDESIDISTSMAPTFNSLNVNPGGTVNMGGNRVQNVGNAVEAGDAVNYGQFKAEMGKLDSRLQAGIAGAVASGTLVQAFNPNESLVAVGAGTYRGKSAVALGYSRVSDNGKIIIKVTGSTNTYGDVTGGASVGYKF, translated from the coding sequence ATGAATAATATTTTTAAAACCATCTGGAATAAATCAACACAATCTTGGGTTGCGGTATCAGAACTAGCTCGTGGGTATGTGAAATCGTCGAGCGCTAAAAAAGTGAGTCTTGAAAAAAATAGATTATCTAAGTTTTCTTTAAGTGCTACGGTTATAACTTTAAGTATAATATCTCTTCAAACAATAGCTGCAGAGGTTAAGCTAGAAGTTAGCAACTTAAATATATTTACTAAGGGGGCTGGTTATGTTGCTAATGTACATGGAGGAAATCAAAAAATAGCTATTGGTAAAAACGCTCAAGCTGGTATCTCAGGTCGAAATACTAACCAGTCCATAGCGATTGGCTCTGGCAATGGTGCTAATGACGGAGCTTGGGCTAAAGGAGATCAATCTATTGCTATAGGTGGTAATACTATTGCTGAGGGGGATTCATCTATAGCTATAGGGGGAGATGATCTGAAAGAGGCTGCGAAGAAACAGACTAATTATATTGATAATTTAGGTAATTCTAAAAGCGGCTCTATTCAAAATGCATATAAAGATTTAACTGGGCAGGATTTAGATTTAAGTTATATAAATACTAAAAGCCAAACTTTAGCAGTAGCAATTGGGGTAAAAGCTAATGCACAAGATTTATCATTGGCTTTAGGTACAAATTCCAAGGCAGGAGCAACTAACACTGTTGCTATAGGCTCTGGGGCTACAGCTACATTAGCAAACTCAATCGCTATTGGGGGGGGAGCAATAGCTGATGGAAGTAATAAAGGAACGAAACAGAGTAATGTGTCAATAGGCAAGACTAATTTTACTTGGGCTGGTGGTGAGCAAGTTTTAGATGGTGATATTGTTTCTTTTGGGGGGAAAGGTGCAGAGCGTCAATTAAAAAATATTGCACCAGGTAAAGTTTCTGCAGACTCAACGGATGCTGTTAATGGCTCACAGCTATACAGTATTGCGAAAATTCTTACAGAGCGTTCAGAAAGAAATATATATGCACATGTTAACACTGGGGACAATAAGCAAGGTGCCGGTAATGCGACAACAAATGAAGGTCAAGTAGATGAAAAAGGCGGTGCTATTAAAACAGGAGCTGCCACTTTCGGTCTCAATGCGACAGCTTCTGCAGAGCATGCCGTTGCGATAGGTACAGGCGCTAATGCAACTCATCAGAACTCCGTTGCATTAGGACAAGGTGCAAAAACTAGCGATGTAAATACCAATGACACAATGATTAATTTCAAAAATGCTAGTTATGGCAATGTGACACCAAATCCTACAGGAACCCCAACTACAGCTAATGGCTCAATTTCTTTTGGTTCACAGGGCAAAGAACGCCAATTACATAATGTAGCTGCGGGACGAATTACAGCTACTTCAACAGATGCTATCAACGGTAGCCAACTTTATCATGTTGCAAAAAATCTTGGGTTTAATATTTATCAAGGAAATACTCCCAAATCACGAATTAATAATGATAGTGTTGTGAAATTTGTTGACGGAACCTATACCACTGCTGTGGTGACTTCTCAGAATGGAAATGCGACAGTTAAATTTGATGTGAATGTTACTGCGATTTCAGATGCATCTACTAAAACAGCTCAAGATTATACTGTACTACAAGGTAATGGGTTAGCGAAAACATCAGAAGTTGTGACAGCAATTAATAATTCTGGTTTTATTCTCAAATCAAGCGCTAATGTAACTGGTCATGCTGTTACTAATGGGGATTCAGTAACTATTAATAAAGGGAAAAATATTGAGATTGAACAATCAGGTTCAAATATTACTATTAAGACTGTAGATAGCCCAAATTTTACTTCTGTCACAGCCACAGACTCTATAGGCGTTACTAGCGGACCAACTATTAATGCTAGTGGTATCGAGATGATGAATAAGAAACTCACTGGCTTGGAGGCAGGAAGTGCACCTAATGACGCTGTAAATATGGGGCAATTGAATCAAGTAAAACAAACGGCAGAAACTGCTAAGAATACTGCAGATGTAGCTAAGAATACTGCAGATGTAGCTAAGAATACTGCAGATGTAGCTAAGGATACTGCGGATGTAGCTAAGGATACTGCGGATGTAGCTAAAGATACTGCAGATGCAGCTAAGAATACTGCAGATGCAGCTAAGAATACTGCAGATGTAGCTAAGGATACTGCAGATGTAGCTAAGGATACTGCGGATGCAGCTAAGAATACTGCAGATACAGCTAAGAATACAGCCGATGAGGCTAAGGTCTTGACTGAAAAAAACGCAAATAAGATTAACTCATTGAATAATAAGGTTGATCAGGGATTCACCTTAAAAGCTGCTCAATCAGGTTCAGGAGTCGCAAATGATAATAATGCAGCAGATAATAAATTCTCCTTGGGAGAAACTTTAACGTTGACTGCTGGCGATAATGTAGATATTACTCGCACAAGCTCAAACTTCACAATTGCTATATCAAAAACACCAACTTTTACATCTGTTGACATTAATAATGGTCCAACTATTAATACTGATGGTATTAATATGAAAGATAAAAAAATTACAGGATTAAAGAATGGTGATTCAGATACTGATGCAGTAAATTTATCTCAACTCAATACGACCAAAGCAATAGCAGACGCTGCAAAAGATAAAGCTGATCAAAATTCCCAAGTAATTGATGCTAATAAAGCAAACATTACAACACTTCAGGCAGGTTGGACAATTGAGAATAGTGATGCCTCTGTATCGAAAGCAATTAAGGCAAATAATAAAGTCAAGTTTGAGAATAGCAATAATGTGAATGCGACGGTAACAAATACTACTGATGGTGCTATACTTAGTTTTATAGCAAGAACAGCAGATATTACAACAAATACTGCTGGTGATATTGTTCTGCCTACTGATGAGCATGCATTAGCTAAAGCTAAAAATGTTGCTGAGTCGATCAATAATTCAGGTTTTATTATTGAAAAACAAGCTAGCAGTCAATCCATACCTTCACAAGTTGCAAAAGTTAAAAATAACCATAAAGTCAACTTTAAAGAGGGTAATTATACAACGGTATCGGTAGATCATAAGGATACTGATAACAGAACAAATGTAACTTTTGACGTTGTTATTCAAGATATTGAAAATAATGCAACATCAGGTTTAGCCAATGCAAAACCATTAAATCAGCCAAATAAAAAAGGTATTACAACAGCAGAAAGTGTAGCAAACGCTATTAATAATGCGGTATCTAAATCTGGTTTCATGCTCAATATAAATGATGAAGCCAATAATGTGGGAGAGAAAATTACGCCTAGCTCTGTCGTCAAAATTAAGCAAGGAGACAATATTCTCGTTACTCGTAATAATAGCACTGTAACCATTAAGACAGTAGACACTCCAACTTTTAAAGATTTATCTTTGAAATCAAATACTAATTCTACTCCAATTAAATTAACATCCAATGATGGCAATGCATTGACACTTGGTGGTGGAAAGTCTGGCTCTGATCCTATCAAATTAACAAATATTGCTGATGCCGCTATTTCTGACTCTTCTAAAGATGCTGTTACAGGTAAACAGCTGAATGACTTAGCGAAAAAACTGGGACTCACTCCAACTGATACAAGTTTTGGCAGTCCTAATTTTACTCCAATTAAAGGTAAAGAGGGTAATGATGGAGCAATTCCAACTTCTTTCAAGGATGCACTAGATAAAATCACATCAGGTTTAAATCAAGGTTTAACTTTTGGAGGAGATCAAGGTACTTCTGCTACTCAATATTTAGGGTCAATCTATAATGTAAAAGCCACAACATCAACTATTTCTGATAATGGCAAAAATTTTGTTGGTAATAATTTAAAAACATATTATTCAAAAGATAATTCGGGTAACGGTCTTTTATCTATTGGTTTATCTGAAAATCCAGAGTTTAAGAGTGTAGTGTTTAAAAATGGTAGTGACCAAGTTACTGTTACTCCTACAGCAGATGGATTGAGATTTGGTAAAAATGTAAATACTGGTGCAGATGACAGTGTTAAATTAACGAATTTAGCAGAAGGTAATGTTTCCTCTACTAGTAAAGAAGCCGTAACTGGTAAACAACTTCATGCAACTAATGAAAGAATCAGGACTCTTGAAGGCGGTTGGCAAATTGCAGGGGACTCATTAACGAAAGTTGAAGATATTAAAGCTGGCACAAATAAAGTTAATTTTGTTAATAGTACTAATATTGAATCTAGTGTAACTAAAGCAAATGGTGGCGCGAATGTCAGTTTTACTGTTAAAACTACAGATATTTCTGTGGATACTACAACGGGAGCTGTTACTGAAGTTAATGATACTAACAAATTAGTCACAGCTAAAAATGTATCTCAAGCATTAAAAAATGTAGGCTGGATTGCGACAGCTTCTGCTGATAATGGTGGAATTTTAGAAGGAAGTGCTTCTAATGAAAAAGTAAGTTCAGGTAATACAGTTACCTTTAAAGCAGGTAAAAATCTGAAAATAAAGCAAGCTGGTAAAGAATTTACTTATTCTACACTTGATGAGGTCAATTTCACAAAGGTGACAGCGACTAATTCTATTGGGATTGAAAATGGTCCAGCACTAAGTACAACTGGGCTTGATATGAGTAATAAAAATATTTCAGGTTTGGCTGATGGTGAAATTACCACTGATTCTAAAGAGGCAATTACAGGTGCTCAATTAAAAGATTTAGCTGATAAATTGGGTATTACTCCAAATGGTAAAAATTTTACTAGCCCAACTTTTAATCCAATTAAAGATAAAGATGGTAATAATGGAACTACTCCAACTTCTTTCAAAGATGCTTTAGATAAACTTACGGAAGGAATTAATAAGGGATTCACTTTCGGTGGAGATACTGGCTCTGCTACTCAATATTTAGGCTCAAGGTATAATGTCAAAGCAGCCGTATCAACTATTTCTGCTAATGGTAACACTTTTATTGGTAAAAACTTAAAAACAGAATATACCAATCAAAGTGGCGATGGTCTCTTATCTATAGGTTTATCTGAAACGCCAGACTTTAAATCAATTACATTATCTGATGGGACAAATAATTATCTTACTTTAGAAAAAGATCCTAATGACAATAGCGGTAAAATCACAGGCTTAACTAATCGAGACGCTACTAAAAATACAGATTATGGTACAAATAGTAATGCAGGTCGTGCTGCGACTGAAGGTGCGGTAAAAGAATTATCGGATCGTGTAAAACAATCAGATAATACATCCCCATTTAATTACGTTGATAACAACGGGAATCAATTAACAAAAGCAAAAGATGGGAATTTTTACCCTAAAGACTCAGTTGAGCCTGATGGTAGTGTTAAAAAAGGGGAAGAATCTAAAAAAGTAGAACCTCAAAATGTTGTAGTAAAAATAAAAGATGCTACTCCAATGCCAATTACCAACGTAAGAAGTGGATTAGGGCTTGATGGTAAATCAGATAATAATGATGCAGTAGGTACACCTAGTAAGCCTAAGGCAATTGGTGTAGATAAAGCAAAAAGCGTAATCACAAATTTATTAACTACAGACGGTGCTAATTTAAATAAAGTCGCTACTGTTGGTGACTTACAAGCGCTTGCTCAAGCTGGTTTAGATTTTTCTGGAAATGTCGGAACAGATGTTCATCGTCCATTAGGTTCAAAACTAGAGATTTTGGGGAAAGATGGTGTTACCAGTGTAACAGGATATAGCTCTGATAATCTTGTTACAGAGACTGCAAACAATAAGCTTTATATCAAATTCAAAGAGAAACCTGAGTTTAAAGGTATTACTGTGAAAGAAGGTGACGATAAACCTCAAATTGAATTAAATTCGACTGATGGGCTTGTCGTTAAATCAAACAGTACTGATTCAACCCCAGTGAAAATTAATGGCTCAGGCATTGATGTAGGTGAAGGAAAAATCAGTAATCTTAAAGATGCAAATATTGCTAATGATTCTAAAGATGCAGTTACAGGTAAGCAACTTAAAGATTTGGCAGATAAGCTAGGTGTAAGTGTTGATACAACTAATAATACGTTTGCGGAACCTATATTTAATGAAAAAATTAAAGATGCAAATGGTACAGATACAAATGTAGTTAAGCCTACAACATTCAAAGGTGCGATAGATAATATTGTTAGCGCATTAAATCGTGGTTTAAGTTTTATTGGCGATATTGGCGATGGTACTCAGTATTTAGGATCAAAATTTGCAGTAAAAGCTACAACTGACGCTATTGTTGATAACACTAAAAATTTTGTGGGGAAAAACTTAAAAACAAAATATAGCATCACAGATGGCAATGGTACGTTATCTATAGGTCTATCTGAAACGCCCGATTTTAAATCTATCACATTAACTGATGGCGCAAATGCTACTCCTTATCTTACTTTAGGAAAAGATGATGCAGGTAATAGAGGTAAAATTACTGGCTTAACTAATAGAACAACAGATTCTAATGATTATGGTACTGGTGATAACGTTGGTAGAGCAGCAACTGAAGGTGCGGTGAAAAAACTATCTGATACAGTTAATTTGAATAATGATAGTTCACCAATGACATATGCGGATGCCATAAGTGGTGAGAAACTAGTCAAAGGAAAAGATGACAAGTTTTATAAACCAGCAGATCTTGAGGGAGCAACTTATGATCCTAATAGTAAGATTTATACTAAAAACGGTAGGCCCGTAACTTCTGTGACAGATGTCGTAGTTAAAAGTAAGGATTTAAAACCAATGACCAATGTGGCAAGTGGTTTAAATCCAGACAAAATAGGTAAAGTAACCGATCAGACAGTCTATGAGCCAAATAAAGGTATTAAGCCAGAGGCTGCCATTAATTTGATTTCTGGAGCAGATGGATTGTTAACAATTACTGATGCAGGGAAACTCAATAAAGTCGCGACTATTGGTGATTTACAAGCAGCAGCTCAAGCTGGTTTAAATTTCAAAGCTAACAAAGGTACAGATATTCATCGCTCATTAGGTTCAACTTTAAGTATTTTAGGTAAAGAAGGTGTGTCAGATGCTGATATTGAAAGTAAATACAGTACTGAAAATGTCGTTACTGAAATTAAAGACGATAAGCTTTATGTGAAAATTAAGGATATACCAAAGTTAAAAGGATTGGAGCTGAATTCTGGTGAAGCAGATGCTAAGTCTATTAGTATGACGCCAGATAAAGATGGCACAAAGCTTAAACTATCTACGAGCACGGCAGGAAAAGATTCTGTCACTTTAGATGGTATTGCTGATGGGAATATTGCTGATGGTTCTAAGGAAGCAGTAACAGGTAACCAGCTCAAGGATTTAGCAAAAAATCTAGGTGTTGGTATTAATCCGGATGGAAAAAACTTTATCAATCCTACTTTTGCTTCAATTAAAGCTGCTAATGGTACAGAATCCACAGCACCAACTACGCTAAAAGGTGCGATTGATAATACTATCGAGGCCGTAAATCGTGGTTTAGGATTTGCAGGTGATGAGGGGAATGGAAATCAGAATTTAGGTTCAACTTTTAATGTTAAATCCACTGAAACAGTTATTACAAAGGATAATAAGAATTTTGTAGGTAAAAACATCACTACAAGATATGTAAAAGATGATGCTACTGGTAATGGAACTTTATCTATTGGTATCTCTGAAAGACCAGACTTTAAAGAAATCACCCTGAGCAAGGATGGTGACTCAAAACCATTCTTAACAATTGGTGAAGATACAGACAATACAGATAAGCCAACTACAGGTAAAATTACAGGATTAACCGCAAGAGATCTAAGCTCTAATGGTTATGGTGTCGGTGATAATGTTGGTCGTGCAGCAACTGAAGGTGCTGTGAAAGATTTGTATGACAAAGTGAAGTCTAATGAAGGAAGTTCTCCGTTCGAATATAGAGATGAAGCTGGCAATAAATTAGTTAAAGTCGGTGATAAGTATTATTCAGAAAAAGATCTAGCTGGTAAACATATTGTTGATGGAAAAATTTTTAATGATCCAGTTGTGAAAAAAGACGATAAATATTATGTTGCTGGTCCTGATGGCAAACCAAAATTAGGTACTGATGGTCAACCGATAATGACTGAAGCTACTACAGCGACTATAAAAGATAAAGCTCCAGCAACAGCCAGCAATAAGCAACTTACAGATATTTCAAATGTAAGAAGTGGTTTAGGCCTTGATGGGAAATCAGAAACTAACTCAGTAGACGGTTCTCCGGCAGAGCCAAAAGCAATTAGCGTAGAAAAAGCTAAAGAGGTAATTGCTGGTAAAGATGGTAAATCAGGGTTATTAACTACAGAGGGTGCACCTTTAAATAAAGTTGCAACAATTGGTGATTTACAAGCCGTTGCAAAAGCAGGATTAACGTTTAAAGGTAATAATACTGATGCTGAAGTACATCGTCCTCTTGGTACTACATTAGATATTAAAGGAGAAGCAAGAGAATCTACTGGAACTTCAGGTAAAAATGTTTATGTTGAAGCAAATGCAAATGATAATTCTCTAACGGTGAAAATCAAAGAAACACCTGAATTTAAAGGTTTGGAATTAAAAGATGGAAATACTAATGCAATCAAGTTTACGCCTTCTGATGTAGCTAACAAGGATAATCCTGCTCAAAAAGAACCTGTATTAACATTAAGTTCAGGAATTGGAGCAGATAACAAACCAGGAACTGTGAAATTATCTGGCATTTCAAATGGTGATATTTCGCCAACCAGTAAAGATGCAGTTAATGGTAGCCAAGTGTTTGCATTGAGTCGTGGAGAAATTCCAAAAATTGAAGATAAACAGATCATAATTACTCAACCTGATGGTTCTACAACAGTAATTGATGCTAAAAATGTGATTGTTGATGACAAAGGTAATCCTCTATTAAAAACATATAATGTTGAAGGGCAAGGAGAGCATATTGAGAATTCGGTCATTAGTGCGATTAGAAATATGAATACTGAAGGTATCAAATTCTTCCATACCAATGATGGTCGTAAGAAAAAGGAAAGACCACAAGAGCAAGGCTTGAATGAACAAGACTCAAGTGCCGGTGGTGAGTACGCAACAGCAGTTGGTTATCGTGCTAATGCAGCAGGTATGAATGGTATTGCATTTGGTTCAGATGCTGTGGCAGGTAAGATTCTTGAAGAAAAAGAAGTAACTATTACTGAACGTGTAAATGGTAAAGATGTAGTAACTAAACGTAAAGTTCGTGTTGTTGAGGGCGTTAAAAATGCAATTGCAATTGGTGCAGGTGCTCGTGCTTCAAACGACAACACAATTTCAATTGGATCAGGTAATGAGGTAAATGGTAAGAACTCTGGTGCAATTGGTGATCCAAGTTATATCAATGCAGATAATGCTTATGCTATCGGTAATAACAACAAGATTGAAACAACCAGTGAGAAAACATTCGTACTGGGTAACAATGTTACAGTAACGACAGCTCGTTCCGTGTTCTTAGGTGATGCTGTTGGTTATGTGGCTGCTGATAATAAAGCGGGTACAACTAAAGGTAATGCAGAATACTCTGAACAAAAAATCGGTGAGACCACTTATAAATACGCTGGTGGTAAAGCGAATGAAGTTGTCGGCGTTGTAAGTGTGGGTAATGTAAAACAAGATGGAGCGATGGAAACTCGTCGTATTCAAAATGTTGCACCAGGTTTAATCAGCGATAAGAGTACGGATGCAATCAATGGAAGCCAGTTGTATGCTGTAATGGATTCTGGTTGGAATTTGAAAGCTGAAGAAGTTGACGGTACCTCAGGAAAAGTGACAAAAGGTAAAGCGGATACAACGAAAGTGAGTATCGGTAAAACAGTCAAAGTTCGTGCAGGTAACAACGTTGAGATTGCTCATAATAAAGATGAATCAATTGATATCTCAACCTCAATGGCACCAACATTTAATTCATTAAATGTGAATCCAGGTGGCACAGTGAATATGGGCGGAAACCGTGTTCAGAATGTGGGTAACGCAGTGGAAGCTGGTGATGCGGTCAATTATGGTCAATTCAAAGCTGAAATGGGCAAACTTGACTCACGCTTACAAGCAGGTATTGCAGGTGCTGTGGCATCGGGCACTTTAGTTCAGGCTTTCAACCCGAATGAGAGTTTAGTCGCTGTTGGTGCGGGTACTTATCGTGGTAAGTCAGCGGTTGCGTTGGGTTATTCTCGAGTGTCTGATAACGGTAAGATCATCATTAAAGTGACTGGAAGTACAAATACTTATGGTGATGTGACTGGTGGTGCAAGTGTGGGCTATAAGTTCTAA